GGTGCTGCCATAAGCTATGCTTCAAAGCTAATGGGGATAGAAAAAACTACAGTATATGTACCTGAAACCACACCCGACAGCAAGATTGAAAAAATAGAGTTCTACGGTGCTGAGGTAGTTAAAGTTGGAAAAAACTATGATGAAGCCCATGCAATTGGAGTAGAGAGAATTCAGGCTCATGGTGGTATCTTTGTTGATCCTTGCTCAGACGAGGTCGTAATAGCAGGACAGGGAAGTATTGGACTAGAAATATTGGAAGAGGAGCCTTCCATCGATACGATTTTAGTGCCAATCGGCGGAGGCGGTATCATAACTGGTATTAGCATTGCTGCTAAAGCTGTAAACCCCAATATAAAAATTATAGGTGTACAGACAGCGGCTTGCCCTGCAATGGTAGCAGCAATGGCAGATGAAAAGTTTTATGAGGTATATCCTACGGAAGACTCCATATGCGATGCCCTAGTTGGTGGCGTTGGATACATTCCTTACCAAATGTCCAAGCGATGCATTGATGATATCATCGTCGTAGAAGAAACAGATATCTATGATGCTATCCAACACTTACTCACCAAGGAAAAGGTAGTAGCAGAGCCTGCCGGTGCTGTGGGTGTGGCGGCCATAAAAAAGAAGGGGGATCTTTTTAAAGGTAGAAATGTTGCTGTGGTCATTACTGGGGGCAATATGGATGAGGCATTGATGAAAGAGATTATGAGTAGAGCTTAAATCTTAAGTTGAACTTTATATGAAATTAATGAAATATAGATGATAAAGATTGTATTATTTAGGAAATGCATAAAATATCAACAAGGTGACAAAATAGCAGGAGATTATCGGAAAATCCGATAATCTCCTGCTATTTTGTCTGACAATTAAAATTGATATTTTAACTGATTTTAACGATGGTTCTACCCACATGAGTTCCTTGCTGCATTTTTGAAAAAATTTCTTCTAAGCCATCTAAATCAACCTCGCGAACATGAAGCTGATCCATAATGTGCCACTCTTTTGCAAAACGCTGCCAAATATTCAACCGTCCCTCAATTGGATAATTTACAGAATCGATTCCCAGTGCGTTAATGCCTCGTAGGATAAAAGGGAGCACTGTTGTTTCTAGGCCTATTCCTGCCGCATTGCCGCACATACTAATGCTGCCCCCATAATGGATTTGTGGGATCAGCGCCGATGCTACTTTACCACCCACGGCATCTAATACAAAGTGAAATCGTTGCTTGCCCAGCGGTCTTGCTTTTTCCGGAATAAGGTCTTCTGGATAGAGTACTGTCTTTGCACCGAAGGATCGGATCAGCTGTTCTTCCTGCTTCTTACGACTAAAGGCAGATACATTGGTATAGCCGCATTTGGATAATAATCTGATCGCGATACTTCCAACACCACCAGAGGCACCAGTCACGAGGATTTCAGGTTGATTGGTTACATTCATCCCCATTTTTTCTAAAGCATCAATAGAAATTGCAGCAGTAAACCCTGCTGTTCCGATGACCATTGCATCTCTTAAAGAAAGTCCCTCAGGCAATGGAACAATCCACTGTTCTGGAATCTGTACATATTCTGAAAAACCTCCCGTATGGGTCATACCCACTTGGAAACCAGTAACCAAAACTTTTTGACCAACATAAAACTTTTCTGAAGTAGAGGATACTACTGTTCCGCTTAAATCAATCCCTGGAATCATAGGATAGTTGCGGATAACGCCACCCCCTGCTTTTACGGCCAAATGATCTTTATAGTTCACCGAAGAATAAGCAACCTTAATGGTAACATTGCCTAAGCTTAGATCATTTAATGTAATGTTTTCTACAGCATGAGATACGATGCCATTTTCCTCTCTCACAACGACTGCCTTAAATTGCTCCATATAAATTCCCTCCACTTTAATTCTGATTAAGAATATTTCCTAATACGAATAATTCTCATGCTTGAATTTTAACAAAAATATGGTATACTGTCAATAAGTTTAGGGAGGGTCAAACATGGAACTACATCAATGTATTAACTTTTTATTGAGTACTGCACAAAATACAGTGTTTCAATATTTTAATCAAAAACTATCTCAGTACAATATTACGCCAGCGCAGTATGGGGTGTTGAACTGTCTTTGGGAGCATGGAGAGCTTACACCAAAGCAAATCGGGGAGTTTCTTGTACTGGAGGCATCTTCTATTTCTGGGATACTTGAGCGAATGCAGAAAAATAATTTAATAGAACGAAACATACATCCAAATAATCGCAGAACAATCGTTGTAACTACAACAGAGCAAGCGGATGATATCCGCCATAACATTGAAGAAATTGTAAGTGAAATGAATCATAAGTTTTTATCCTTCTTATCGGAAGATGAGAGACACTTATTTACTCAAATATTACAAAAAATAATCCATATCCCAAAATAAGTTCGTAAAATACAAACAGCTCCTTTATGTATGGTAAAGGAGCTGTTGATCATTTTAAAATCTAATTGATGGGGTATTACAACTATGCTCCAATTAAATAGCGGTCCATCCGCCGTCCACTGCCAGGTACTGTCCTGTAGTATAGCTGGATGCATCGGAAGCAAAATAAACAATGGCGCCGTCCAGTTCGCCCTCTCTTCCAGGTCTGCCCATTGGACATAGGATCTGGATCGCACCTAAAAGTCCTTCGGTCTCAATTACATCCTTCGTCATTTCGCTTGGGAAATAAGCAGGTCCGATAGCATTCACAGTGATGTTGTATTTAGCCCACTCATTAGCCAAAGCTTTTGTCATCATTAAAACTGCCCCTTTTGAGGTGCAATAAGCCGATATAGGGGAACCTGGCATTGCTACCATGGAATGGATAGAACCGATATTTACTATTTTTCCATACTTTTGCTCAATCATAACTTTTCCGACTTCTCTTGCAACGTAATAAACAGAATCGCAATTAATGCGAAGGGTTTCCCGCCATTCTTCATCAGTTTGGGATTCTGCTGGGATCCCTTTGCCGATGCCTGCATTATTAATCAGAATGTCGATTTTTCCAAATGCGGATTTGATTTCTGAAACCATTGCAGTGATTTCAGAGGTAATCAATACATCACATTTAATCGCCATGCAGCGAACTCCCATGGCTTCAATTTCTTTTTTCACATTTTCCAACTTTTCGACCCTTCTTGCAGCAATTACAACATCTGCCCCTTGTCTTGCTAAAGCCTTGGCAAATTGTACACCAAGTCCCGAGGAAGCACCTGTAACCAAGGCTACTTTACCTTTTAAATCAAATAAACCACTCATGATACCAGCTCCTTTCCTTATTATAAATAATATTACCTATTTTTACGATTTTCAAACAGGTAAGAAGGTAGAAGGTTATGTTATAGTGTAGATTTCAATCCATAACCAACATCGATCAATAAAAAATCAGTCTCCATATTTGGAATTATCAGGTGTACATTCCTCTTCAAATTAGTTCTACCATGGGATTAAATTACTAATGTCAGGCACTAAACTACTACTATTATTAATTTTATTCGTATTATATAATGGATTTAATAATGGAATTAAAATTATGCGACTGAATTGGAGTGGAGACCGTGTCCTTAGAAAAGTCTACTGACAAAAAACTTTATGGAATTGAATTGATGCGAGGAATTTCTTGTCTATTGGTAATCATGATTCACGTGACAGCTTCCTTCTGGATATACCCCCAAAAGGAAAGCTTAACTTTCAAATGGATAATAGCACTCAATACAATTTCTAGATTTGCTGTGCCAAGCTTTATTTTTATGAGTGGATTTACCTTGTTCTATTTTTATTCAAGAAGAGAATTTTCTTTTATATCTTTCTATAAAAAGCGTATGGTCAAGGCAGCGATACCTTACCTCCTCTGGAGTTTCTTCTACACAGGAATCAATTATAGAAAATATTTAAATGTTTCCGTGGGAATGCAGTGGGGCCAATTTTTCAAAGAGGCACTGTTGGGATTATCCAGCTATCATTTGTATTTTATGCTAATTATCATTCAATTTTATTTCATATTTCCTGTCTTGCTACGGATCTACAAAAAAGTAGATAAGCCCATGATCACCTTCATTTTTTGTGGCATCTTGAATCTGGTGTTCATTCGACATCTGAATTTACCGCTACGGGATCGCTTATTTCCTTATTATTTGATTTATTTTATAGCTGGATTTGTTTTTGCAGATTTACGCCTAAAAGGTCGAAAATTTTCTAAAATAGGAAGGATGTTATGGGGAATCGCTTATATAGTGGCAGCGGTATATTATGTAGTGGATCATTATAGGATTACGATAGGAGCGCCACCGATTTCACCGAAAATATTTCAGTATATTTTTATGGTATATGGTGTTATTAGCAGTAGTCTGCTCTATATCCTATTGGAAAAACTTGAGGAAAATAATCTTCCATGGATGCGGCATCCACTAATAGGGTCCTTGAGTGCCCACTCATTTTCTATTTATTTGGTTCATCCTTTCTTGATGAAATGCTACCAATGGTTAGAAGGTTATGTCACCTTGGATGGTGTACCTTTGTACGGGCTATTTCTTGTGAAAAGTACTATAATCTTCATGAGCTCCTGGGGCATTAGCATCGTTTTATCTCAGATAAAGATAAAATTACTACAGAAAAAACATGGATATAAAGATAGATAATTAAATCAATTGAATCTAATGTAAAAATTCATAGCATTTAAATTATTTATATAAATAATTCAATAATTGGATGAAAAAGAATTAACATTGTGATAGAATAAGATTGATTACGTAAAACACATTTTTATAAAAAAACATAGAGACATTCCGTTGATATGTAGAAAAATAACATGAAGAGGAGAATTGCTATGAGTAAACCAGTATTATCAGCACATTTTGAATCTAGAACACCTTCTGATGTTCGTTTGGCCCAAATGAAATACGATGAACGCGAAGTTAAGCCAGCAGCAGTAATCAACGTGGGTATCGGAAACGTATCTCTACCTACAAATCCAGCCATGATGAAAAGAATGTTCGAGCTTAATGCACCAGAAAGTCCATTCGCAAATGGTGTTGTAAGATATTCAGGTACAGCAGGAACAGTTGAAGCTCAAAATGCATTTAAAAATATTCTTAAAAGTG
Above is a genomic segment from Alkaliphilus oremlandii OhILAs containing:
- a CDS encoding threonine ammonia-lyase is translated as MIHYEDVKKAHERIRPYVYRTPLDQSMYLSNQDTKVYLKLENQQKMKCAKARGAFSKITSLSQDEINKGIVAISSGNHGAAISYASKLMGIEKTTVYVPETTPDSKIEKIEFYGAEVVKVGKNYDEAHAIGVERIQAHGGIFVDPCSDEVVIAGQGSIGLEILEEEPSIDTILVPIGGGGIITGISIAAKAVNPNIKIIGVQTAACPAMVAAMADEKFYEVYPTEDSICDALVGGVGYIPYQMSKRCIDDIIVVEETDIYDAIQHLLTKEKVVAEPAGAVGVAAIKKKGDLFKGRNVAVVITGGNMDEALMKEIMSRA
- a CDS encoding MarR family winged helix-turn-helix transcriptional regulator, with the translated sequence MELHQCINFLLSTAQNTVFQYFNQKLSQYNITPAQYGVLNCLWEHGELTPKQIGEFLVLEASSISGILERMQKNNLIERNIHPNNRRTIVVTTTEQADDIRHNIEEIVSEMNHKFLSFLSEDERHLFTQILQKIIHIPK
- a CDS encoding acyltransferase, which translates into the protein MSLEKSTDKKLYGIELMRGISCLLVIMIHVTASFWIYPQKESLTFKWIIALNTISRFAVPSFIFMSGFTLFYFYSRREFSFISFYKKRMVKAAIPYLLWSFFYTGINYRKYLNVSVGMQWGQFFKEALLGLSSYHLYFMLIIIQFYFIFPVLLRIYKKVDKPMITFIFCGILNLVFIRHLNLPLRDRLFPYYLIYFIAGFVFADLRLKGRKFSKIGRMLWGIAYIVAAVYYVVDHYRITIGAPPISPKIFQYIFMVYGVISSSLLYILLEKLEENNLPWMRHPLIGSLSAHSFSIYLVHPFLMKCYQWLEGYVTLDGVPLYGLFLVKSTIIFMSSWGISIVLSQIKIKLLQKKHGYKDR
- a CDS encoding glucose 1-dehydrogenase, giving the protein MSGLFDLKGKVALVTGASSGLGVQFAKALARQGADVVIAARRVEKLENVKKEIEAMGVRCMAIKCDVLITSEITAMVSEIKSAFGKIDILINNAGIGKGIPAESQTDEEWRETLRINCDSVYYVAREVGKVMIEQKYGKIVNIGSIHSMVAMPGSPISAYCTSKGAVLMMTKALANEWAKYNITVNAIGPAYFPSEMTKDVIETEGLLGAIQILCPMGRPGREGELDGAIVYFASDASSYTTGQYLAVDGGWTAI
- a CDS encoding YhdH/YhfP family quinone oxidoreductase; amino-acid sequence: MEQFKAVVVREENGIVSHAVENITLNDLSLGNVTIKVAYSSVNYKDHLAVKAGGGVIRNYPMIPGIDLSGTVVSSTSEKFYVGQKVLVTGFQVGMTHTGGFSEYVQIPEQWIVPLPEGLSLRDAMVIGTAGFTAAISIDALEKMGMNVTNQPEILVTGASGGVGSIAIRLLSKCGYTNVSAFSRKKQEEQLIRSFGAKTVLYPEDLIPEKARPLGKQRFHFVLDAVGGKVASALIPQIHYGGSISMCGNAAGIGLETTVLPFILRGINALGIDSVNYPIEGRLNIWQRFAKEWHIMDQLHVREVDLDGLEEIFSKMQQGTHVGRTIVKIS